The following are from one region of the Juglans regia cultivar Chandler chromosome 10, Walnut 2.0, whole genome shotgun sequence genome:
- the LOC108997081 gene encoding protease Do-like 9: MGENKRKRGRKPKTPAEETKDFQYTTTATANDVVSASVPIPATEPTTDTNNPPPSLRRRGRPPKVKKNENPRANIAASPERRGSRHADQNGDFTLATTSTTTTTAVISEPVRWETVVKVVPSMDAVVKVFCVHTEPNFSLMWQRKRQYSSSSSGFIIGGRRVLTNAHSVEHHTQVKLKKRGSDTKYLATVLAIGTECDIAMLTVSDDEFWEGVSPVEFGDLPALQDAVTVVGYPIGGDTISVTSGVVSRIEILSYVHGSTELLGLQIDAAINSGNSGGPAFNDRGKCVGIAFQSLKHEDAENIGYVIPTPVIMHFIKDYEKNGAYTGFPILGVEWQKMENPDLCMAMGMAPDQKGVRIRRIEPTAPESQVLKPSDVILSFDGVNIANDGTVPFRHGERIGFSYLVSQKYTGDYALVKVLRDSEVLEFNIRLATHKRLIPAHIKGRPPSYFIIGGFVFTAISVPYLRSEYGKDYDFDAPVKLLEKHLHAMAESVDEQLVVVSQVLVADINIGYEDIVNTQVLAFNGKPVKNLKSLASMVESCDDEYLKFDLEYQQIVVLHTKTAKAATLDILTTHCIPSAMSDDLKT; the protein is encoded by the exons atggGCGAAAATAAACGGAAACGCGGTCGTAAACCCAAAACCCCGGCCGAAGAAACCAAGGACTTCCAATACACCACCACCGCAACAGCCAACGACGTCGTTTCTGCCTCCGTCCCCATCCCCGCCACCGAACCCACTACGGACACAAACAACCCACCGCCTTCTCTGCGCCGCCGTGGCCGTCCCCCTAAGGTCAAGAAGAACGAAAACCCCCGGGCCAACATAGCGGCTTCACCCGAACGCCGGGGCTCCAGACACGCCGACCAAAACGGAGACTTTACCCTCGCAACGACATCGACGACCACCACCACTGCGGTTATCTCTGAGCCGGTAAGGTGGGAGACCGTGGTTAAGGTGGTGCCCTCCATGGACGCGGTGGTGAAGGTGTTTTGTGTGCACACTGAGCCCAATTTCTCGCTGATGTGGCAGAGGAAGAGGCAGTACAGCTCGAGCAGTAGTGGGTTTATCATTGGGGGGAGGAGGGTCTTGACCAATGCGCATTCGGTGGAGCACCATACACAGGTGAAGTTGAAGAAGCGGGGTTCAGATACCAAGTACTTGGCTACGGTGTTGGCAATTGGGACTGAGTGTGATATTG CAATGCTGACGGTGAGTGACGATGAGTTCTGGGAAGGAGTTTCACCTGTGGAGTTTGGAGATTTGCCTGCACTCCAAGATGCTGTAACTGTTGTCGGCTACCCAATTGGGGGTGACACGATCTCTGTGACAAGTGGTGTTGTGTCTCGCATAGAGATACTTTCTTATGTCCACGGGTCAACAGAACTTCTCGGATTACAG ATAGATGCTGCAATAAACTCTGGAAATTCTGGTGGGCCTGCCTTTAATGATAGGGGGAAGTGCGTGGGTATTGCTTTTCAGTCTCTTAAACATGAAGATGCGGAGAACATTGGTTACGTCATACCAACACCAGTTATTATGCACTtcattaaagattatgaaaagaaTGGGGCATATACAG GGTTCCCAATTCTTGGAGTTGAGTGGCAGAAGATGGAAAACCCTGATCTATGCATGGCAATGGGAATGGCACCAGATCAGAAGGGTGTGCGAATCAGAAGAATCGAACCCACAGCTCCTGAATCTCAGGTTCTGAAGCCTTCTGATGTTATCTTGAGTTTCGATGGGGTTAATATTGCTAATGATGGAACAG TTCCATTCAGGCATGGAGAGCGCATTGGTTTCAGTTATCTTGTATCTCAAAAATACACTGGGGATTATGCTTTAGTAAAGGTTCTTCGTGATTCGGAGGTCCTTGAATTCAACATTAGACTTGCTACTCACAAGCGGCTCATCCCAGCACACATCAAGGGCAGACCTCCTTCTTATTTCATAATTGGTGGATTTGTTTTTACCGCTATATCTGTTCCCTATCTCCGTTCTGAG TACGGAAAGGATTATGATTTTGATGCTCCAGTAAAGCTGTTAGAAAAGCATCTACATGCAATGGCGGAATCAGTAGATGAACAGCTTGTTGTTGTTTCTCAG GTTCTTGTGGCTGACATCAATATTGGGTATGAGGATATCGTTAATACTCAG GTTCTTGCTTTCAATGGTAAACCTGTGAAGAATCTTAAGAGCTTGGCCAGCATGGTAGAGAGTTGTGACGATGAATATCTAAAGTTTGATCTAGAGTATCAACAG ATAGTGGTCCTACATACTAAGACTGCCAAAGCAGCAACTTTAGATATTCTGACAACGCACTGCATACCTTCTGCAATGTCTGATGACCTCAAAACTTGA